A stretch of DNA from Acidobacteriota bacterium:
TGGGCATGAAGCGCGCCGAGGTGCGCAGCAAGTTCGATCAGATCGTCGCGTTCGCTGAGATGGAGCGCTTCATTGATACGCCGGTCAAACGCTATTCATCGGGGATGTACGTGCGGCTGGGGTTCGCCGTGGCGGCGCACATCAACCCGCACGTGTTGCTGGTGGACGAAGTGCTGGCCGTGGGCGATGCCGCCTTTCAGAGCAAGTGCCAGCAGCGCATCGAAGAGTTACGGCGCAACGGCATGACCATCGCCTTTGTCTCGCACGATATGGCGGCAGTTGAACGGTTGTGCAGCCGCGTGTTCTTCCTGCATCAGGGTCGTGTGTGTGCGCAAGGCACGCCACAGGACGCCATTAGCGCCTATTACAATGCGGTCGTTTTCAAAGCGGCGGAGCAGGAAAACCAGATCATGACCGCCAACAACGGTAACAACGAACGTGAGGCCGAGATTCTGAACGTGCGTTTTCTGGATCGGGACGGTTTGTCAGTGGATGCGTTGGCCACGGGCGAACCGTTGGTCGCGCAGATCGAATACGTCGCGCATCGCCCCATCGAAGACGCCGTGTTCGAGTTGTTCTTCTATTCGGCAGACGACCGCCTGCATTGCCATTTCACCACGGCGCTGACGGGCGAACAGTTGCCGAATTTGCAAGGGCGCGGCGTGATGGAAATTCAATGCGCCGAATTCGGCCTGGCGCCGGGCGTATTCAAGATTGACGCCACGCTGCTCAAACGCGGTTCGATTGCCGCCTACGACTGGAAGCCGCGCCAATATCTGCTCAAGGTGTTGCCGGGCAAGAAGGTGCGCGGAATGTTTTATGCGCCGCACCACTGGCGTTTGTTGCCGCCCAACGAAGCGCCCACAAGTGTGCCGAATGATTTGTAAGACGACTTGTACGACAGACCAAAGCTCATCCCCATCCCCCTTGCCGGAGTCTTATGACGAAGATCAGCGTGCTCGTATGCACGCGCAACCGTGCACAATCCCTGGCGCGCACGTTGCAAACGCTGTTGGCGTTACCGCAAGGCGCTGACTTTAACTACGACGTGCTCGTCGTGGACAACGCCAGTCGGGACGAAACGCGCGCCATCGTGCGCGAACTGCAACGCACGCACGCGCATTTGC
This window harbors:
- a CDS encoding ABC transporter ATP-binding protein, with amino-acid sequence MKIVTVDHLSKRYRLSRLGSKSIREELARFGQRLAQGARAGDGSTDEFYALREVSLEVEQGETVGFIGPNGSGKSTILKLLARIIYPTSGKLVVRGSVASLIEVGAGFHPELTGRENIFLYGSIMGMKRAEVRSKFDQIVAFAEMERFIDTPVKRYSSGMYVRLGFAVAAHINPHVLLVDEVLAVGDAAFQSKCQQRIEELRRNGMTIAFVSHDMAAVERLCSRVFFLHQGRVCAQGTPQDAISAYYNAVVFKAAEQENQIMTANNGNNEREAEILNVRFLDRDGLSVDALATGEPLVAQIEYVAHRPIEDAVFELFFYSADDRLHCHFTTALTGEQLPNLQGRGVMEIQCAEFGLAPGVFKIDATLLKRGSIAAYDWKPRQYLLKVLPGKKVRGMFYAPHHWRLLPPNEAPTSVPNDL